DNA sequence from the Streptomyces sp. CA-210063 genome:
CTGGCACGACGTGCCGATGGTGGCGTACGGGCCCGGCGACTCATCCCTGGACCACACCGACGAGGAGCGCATCGACCCCATGGAGTACCGCACCGCCCGCTCCCTGCTCGCCGACGCCGTCCACCGGTGGTTCGCCCTGTCCGAGGGGAGCCGGCGATGACCACGGCCGTACGCGAAGAGACCCGGGTCGGGGACGACGTGACCGACCTGGCTGCCCTGACCGACCCTGTCGACCTGGTGGCCACCCTCACCGAACGTGCCGTGCGGGCCCGCCGGTTGGTGGTCGACATGGCGGCGAGCCCGCGCGGCTGCCACCTCGGCGGCAGCCTCTCCGTCCTCGACATCCTGATCGCCGCGCTGCACCGCGCCGCCGGCGACGACGGCACCGAGGTCGTCCTCAGCAAGGGCCACGCGGCGGCCGGGCTCTACGCGGCCCTGCACGTCAGCGGCATCCTGCCGGAGAACCCGGCCCCGCTGTACGGCCTCGCCGGCCACCCCTACACCGGCCACCCCGGCCCCAAGGTGCCCGGCGTCCGCTTCCCCACCGGCAGCCTCGGCCACGGCGTCCCGTACGCCGCCGGCTGGGCGCTGTCGCAGCGGATCGGCGGGGGGAACGGGCTCGGTATCGCGGTCGCCGGGGACGGCGAGCTGCAGGAGGGCCTGGTCTGGGAGACCTGCCAGGTCGCCGCCGCGCAGGAACTGGCCAACTTCGTGCTCGTCGTCGACCGCAACGGCGGCCAGAACGACGGGATGGTGGCGGACATCTCGCCGCTGCCCCAACTCCCGCAGCGGTTCGCCGCGTTCGGCTTCGACGTCGTCGAGGTCGACGGCCACGACCTGCGCGCCCTCACCGCCCTGCTGGCCGAGGACCGCTCGACCGCCCGCCGCCCCCTCGCCGTCGTCGCCGACACCGTCAAGGGCAAGGGCGTACGAGCCGTCGAGGGCAAACCCGGCTGCCACTACGTGACCATCGACGAGGCGCGCGCCGCCAAGTGGAAGCGAGCGATCCGATGAGCCTTCCGGCAACCGCGCTCCTCACCGACGAGCGACCGGTGACCCTGTCCGGTCGCGACGCCTACCGGGACGAGCTGACCCGGCTCGCCGCCTCCGACGACACGATCGTCTGCCTGGAGGCGGACCTGGGCGGCAAGGGACACCCCTTCCAGGCCGCCCACCCGGAGCGTTTCTTCAACCTCGGGATCGCCGAGGGAGCCATGGTCGACATGGCGGCGGGCCTGGCCGCCGGCGGGCACAAGCCGTTCGTCAGCACCTTCGCCCCGTTCGCCGCCCTGCGTGCCGCCGAGAGCCTGAAGCTGACCCTCGGTTATCTGGCCGCCGGGGTCACGGTCGTCGCGCCGTACGCCGGGGTCTCCGGCGCCTGGTTCGGGACCACCCACCACTGCCTGGAGGACCTGGCGATCCTGCGCAGCGTGCCGGGCGTGACCATCGCGGCCCCGTACGGCGACGCCGAGATGCGCGCGGTCGTGCGGGAGGCGGTCCGCTCCGGACGCCCGCACTACATCCGTACGGGACGCAACGCGACATACGAGTCCCTCCCGGGCGTCGGTGCCGAACTGCCCCTCGTGAACTGGGAGTTCACGGCCGCCGACCCCGACGCCGTCTGCCTCGTCTCCGTCGGCGAGGAAGGCACCCGGCTCGCCCTCGCCGCCCGGCGGGCCGCACCCGGCACCGCCCACGCGCACCTGGTCTACCTGGACCACGAGCACCTGACCGAAGCCGCGGCCGAACTCGCCCGCCACCACTCCCGGTTCGTGGTGGTCGAGGAGCACCGCGGGCAGGGCGGGGTCGCCGAAGCGCTGGCCCTGCTGCTGCCGGCCTGCCAGGTCACGTCGGTCAGCGCGAACCGGAGCTGGCCCTCGCAGGGCGGCGACCACGAGGAGGTCATGGCCGCACTGGGCCTGGACCTGCCCGCCGTACTGGACGCACTGGACCGTGCCGCCACCGCCGCCGGTCACCCCACCACGCGCTGATCGCACCCACAAGCCAACCAAGGAGCCCGACATGCACATCCTCATGATCGAATGCAACCCGAACGGCATGGCCGGCATCGCCAACGCACTCGACCTCGGCCACGACGTCACCCTCGTCTCGGTCGACCCCGACTTCTACCTCGCCGTCTCCCCGCTCACCGAGGCCGCGTACGCGCACCCCAACTGCACCGTCATCAAGAGCGAGCAGGCCTTCTCCATCGAGGAGCTGACGGCCCTGGCCCGCGAGGTCCACGCCGAGCGCCCGGTGCACGGCGTGACCACGTACAGCGAGTACCACACCGTCCACACCGCGGCCGTCGCCGAGGCGCTGGGCCTGCCCGGGATGAGCGTCGACGGCGCCCGCAACGCCCGTCACAAGCACCTCACCCGCCTCACCCTGGACGGCAGGGGCATCCGGCAGCCGCGCTTCGCGCACGTCTCCGACCCGACGAAGGTCGAGGCGGCCGTCCGCGAGATCGGCTTCCCGTGCGTGGTGAAGCCGTCCGACGGCACCGCCAGCCTGCACGTCCTGCACCTGAAGGACGAGGACGACCTGACGGCGTACCTCGCCGAGCTGGCGGAGGTCGTCGACTACGGGCGCGGTGTCGTCCGCATCCCGGACATCCTGATCGAGGAGTTCGTCACCGGTGAGCTGATCTCGGTGGAGTCCTGCGTGCTCGGCAAGGGCGAGGTCGTCAACCTCGGGCTGACCGACCGTCCGCTGAGCGGCTTCCCGCACTTCATCGAGATGGG
Encoded proteins:
- a CDS encoding thiamine pyrophosphate-dependent enzyme; protein product: MTTAVREETRVGDDVTDLAALTDPVDLVATLTERAVRARRLVVDMAASPRGCHLGGSLSVLDILIAALHRAAGDDGTEVVLSKGHAAAGLYAALHVSGILPENPAPLYGLAGHPYTGHPGPKVPGVRFPTGSLGHGVPYAAGWALSQRIGGGNGLGIAVAGDGELQEGLVWETCQVAAAQELANFVLVVDRNGGQNDGMVADISPLPQLPQRFAAFGFDVVEVDGHDLRALTALLAEDRSTARRPLAVVADTVKGKGVRAVEGKPGCHYVTIDEARAAKWKRAIR
- a CDS encoding transketolase is translated as MSLPATALLTDERPVTLSGRDAYRDELTRLAASDDTIVCLEADLGGKGHPFQAAHPERFFNLGIAEGAMVDMAAGLAAGGHKPFVSTFAPFAALRAAESLKLTLGYLAAGVTVVAPYAGVSGAWFGTTHHCLEDLAILRSVPGVTIAAPYGDAEMRAVVREAVRSGRPHYIRTGRNATYESLPGVGAELPLVNWEFTAADPDAVCLVSVGEEGTRLALAARRAAPGTAHAHLVYLDHEHLTEAAAELARHHSRFVVVEEHRGQGGVAEALALLLPACQVTSVSANRSWPSQGGDHEEVMAALGLDLPAVLDALDRAATAAGHPTTR
- a CDS encoding ATP-grasp domain-containing protein, which encodes MHILMIECNPNGMAGIANALDLGHDVTLVSVDPDFYLAVSPLTEAAYAHPNCTVIKSEQAFSIEELTALAREVHAERPVHGVTTYSEYHTVHTAAVAEALGLPGMSVDGARNARHKHLTRLTLDGRGIRQPRFAHVSDPTKVEAAVREIGFPCVVKPSDGTASLHVLHLKDEDDLTAYLAELAEVVDYGRGVVRIPDILIEEFVTGELISVESCVLGKGEVVNLGLTDRPLSGFPHFIEMGATYFTGHPLQDELFEMTTKVLNELGVDFGFIHTEFLLGPDGPVLCEVNGRLIGGIVPSLMQISSGVDAYLEVIRQALGERPELPFPGETIAGGHWFGSPVAGTVESIGFDGLKDLPGFHSALAYKKPGVEVSRLSKSNFDWIGHIIFTGADRDEVNKRNEEALDAIDLRLKVEVAR